One window of the Salvia miltiorrhiza cultivar Shanhuang (shh) chromosome 6, IMPLAD_Smil_shh, whole genome shotgun sequence genome contains the following:
- the LOC130989340 gene encoding dirigent protein 22-like, producing MAKLSNIALISLISCLFVSTLDAYATNVKGKTFLRRIRGEKEKVVKLTFYVQDLRVGNPNPIVYEVASASVTSSSPTSFGSVHVVDDLLTEKPAYGSRAVGRVQGLTTSADLSVNAVAINLNFYFTTGRFNGSTISVLGRNPVAEAQRELPVVGGTGAFRYARGYAVTSNTYNDAETHYSVLQYTIYTTYNAKLNESDDAEVDEM from the coding sequence atggcCAAATTATCCAATATTGctttaatttcattaatttcgtGCTTGTTCGTGTCCACGCTAGATGCATACGCCACCAACGTGAAGGGAAAAACATTCCTCCGTCGCATCCGCGGCGAGAAAGAAAAAGTGGTGAAGCTCACTTTCTACGTGCAGGATCTGCGCGTGGGCAACCCTAACCCCATCGTGTACGAGGTCGCGTCGGCCTCCGTCACCAGCAGCTCCCCGACGAGCTTCGGGAGCGTCCACGTCGTGGACGACCTGCTGACGGAGAAGCCGGCCTACGGCTCCCGCGCCGTGGGCCGGGTGCAGGGGCTCACCACCTCGGCCGACCTGTCGGTGAACGCGGTGGCGATCAACCTCAACTTCTATTTCACGACGGGGCGGTTCAACGGCAGCACCATCAGCGTGCTCGGGCGCAACCCCGTGGCGGAGGCGCAGCGGGAGCTGCCGGTCGTCGGCGGCACCGGCGCGTTCCGGTACGCGCGCGGGTACGCGGTGACGAGCAACACGTATAACGATGCGGAGACGCACTACTCTGTGCTGCAGTACACCATATACACCACCTACAACGCGAAGCTCAACGAGAGTGATGATGCTGAGGTTGATGAAATGTGA